A window of Prolixibacter sp. SD074 contains these coding sequences:
- a CDS encoding BamA/TamA family outer membrane protein: MRTIKLIFGLAFLVLLIFSCRTTKFVPQDEYLLNKVKVESDTKNIDKQELKSYFRQTPNTSILGFWKFHLALYNLSSQKKKDGWLKRIGEAPVIYDPFLTRRSDEELERYMHNKGYYDAEVTDTVYRKKKKAEVVYRIVANEPYTISRYKVNVLDDSLRTIVRQDSTLSAVHLGENLDMDKLGSERMRMVRTLKDQGYYRMNRNSISYEADTTLGKRQSDVTMLVGEQEIQDSLGNIEYQPHKKFTFRNFYFLTEYEPRKALFSAHLNMDMVPQDTLKVDNYYFIYKKSLRFRPDLLINANHIGDAGYYKVSEVERTYNELSLLRLFKVINIQFEDTGQRDSMGRPMLDCIIQLTPSTKQSYSFSLEGTNSSGNLGVAGNLNYQHRNLFKGGEILDVQLRGATERQSYGVKDSVKFFNTLETGIDTKLTLPKFLAPIRSNRLFQYSTPKTLFNLAYNYQRRPDYTRTIARASFGYQWKSSEFSTHRINLLDFNLVKMFSYDPGFIASIENLYIRSSYTDHSISSFNYIYTYNTQRLQKRTNYKYLRASFETAGNTLYGYSKLANRPQELTDTLAGGQYKFLGTPFAQYFRADLEYRRCWVLDKYNTVVIRGFGGIAVPYGNSKQVPFERKYFTGGANDIRAWPVRALGPGTYKADPNAFPNQTGDIKLEGNIEYRYKMIGMLEGAFFLDVGNIWSLKDNRPGTEFRLDKFYNELAVGTGTGFRFDFSYVIFRLDVGMKLRDPLRPEGSRWIIGNRPYTIDDFNVNFAIGYPF, encoded by the coding sequence TTGAGAACAATAAAGCTGATTTTCGGATTGGCTTTTCTGGTTTTACTAATTTTTTCCTGCCGGACAACGAAATTTGTTCCGCAGGATGAATACCTGTTGAATAAAGTGAAGGTTGAGTCTGATACGAAAAACATTGACAAGCAGGAGTTAAAGAGTTATTTTCGGCAGACACCTAACACCTCGATTCTCGGATTCTGGAAGTTTCATCTGGCACTTTACAACTTATCGTCACAAAAGAAAAAAGATGGTTGGCTGAAGCGAATAGGTGAAGCACCTGTGATATACGATCCCTTCCTGACCAGGCGCTCAGACGAAGAGTTGGAAAGGTATATGCACAATAAGGGCTATTATGATGCAGAGGTAACCGATACGGTTTATCGCAAAAAGAAAAAGGCTGAAGTCGTCTATCGCATTGTGGCCAATGAACCTTATACAATCAGTCGCTACAAGGTCAACGTGCTTGACGACTCACTCCGGACAATTGTGCGTCAGGATTCGACATTGTCGGCCGTTCATCTCGGTGAAAATCTGGACATGGATAAACTGGGCAGTGAGCGAATGCGGATGGTTCGCACGTTAAAGGATCAAGGTTATTATCGGATGAACCGCAACAGCATTTCCTATGAGGCCGATACAACTCTGGGGAAACGGCAGTCGGACGTAACGATGTTGGTTGGAGAGCAGGAAATACAGGATTCGCTGGGTAATATCGAATACCAGCCGCATAAGAAGTTTACATTCCGGAATTTTTATTTCCTTACGGAATATGAACCCCGTAAAGCGTTATTCAGTGCACACCTGAATATGGACATGGTCCCGCAGGATACGCTGAAAGTTGACAACTACTACTTCATCTATAAAAAATCGTTGCGTTTCCGTCCGGATTTGCTCATCAATGCGAACCATATTGGTGATGCGGGTTATTATAAGGTGAGTGAAGTAGAGCGCACCTACAACGAATTATCCTTACTGCGGTTGTTCAAGGTGATTAATATTCAGTTTGAGGATACCGGGCAACGGGATTCAATGGGGCGCCCAATGCTCGATTGTATCATTCAATTAACCCCATCTACCAAGCAATCCTATTCATTCTCGCTCGAAGGAACGAATTCATCGGGGAACCTGGGGGTCGCCGGGAATTTAAATTATCAACACCGAAATCTTTTCAAAGGGGGAGAGATCCTCGATGTGCAATTGCGTGGGGCAACCGAGCGGCAAAGCTATGGTGTGAAGGATTCTGTCAAATTTTTCAATACACTGGAAACAGGTATTGACACCAAACTTACGCTGCCCAAATTTTTGGCCCCCATTCGGTCAAATAGGCTGTTTCAATACTCCACTCCCAAAACACTTTTCAACCTGGCATACAATTACCAGCGTCGTCCCGATTACACCCGGACCATTGCGCGTGCCAGTTTTGGTTATCAGTGGAAATCGTCTGAATTCTCGACACACCGAATCAATCTGCTGGATTTTAACCTGGTGAAAATGTTCTCGTACGATCCGGGATTCATTGCATCCATCGAGAATCTGTATATCCGTAGCTCATATACCGATCACTCCATTTCATCGTTCAATTACATTTATACATACAATACACAGCGTTTGCAGAAAAGGACCAACTATAAATATCTGCGTGCCTCATTCGAAACAGCAGGGAATACCTTGTATGGTTACAGCAAACTGGCCAATCGTCCCCAGGAATTGACGGACACGTTAGCGGGAGGCCAATACAAATTTCTGGGAACTCCTTTTGCCCAGTATTTCCGGGCCGACCTGGAATATCGTCGTTGCTGGGTGCTCGATAAGTATAATACCGTTGTTATTCGTGGTTTTGGCGGGATTGCCGTTCCATATGGTAACTCGAAACAGGTGCCTTTCGAACGTAAATATTTTACAGGTGGCGCCAATGATATTCGGGCCTGGCCGGTCCGAGCGCTTGGCCCGGGTACTTATAAGGCAGATCCGAATGCTTTCCCGAATCAGACAGGAGATATTAAACTGGAGGGTAATATCGAATATCGCTATAAGATGATTGGTATGCTGGAAGGAGCCTTTTTCCTGGATGTGGGTAATATCTGGTCGTTGAAAGATAACCGCCCGGGAACCGAGTTTCGTCTGGATAAGTTTTATAATGAGTTAGCGGTGGGAACAGGAACCGGATTTCGGTTCGATTTTTCCTACGTAATTTTCCGGCTGGATGTCGGAATGAAACTACGCGATCCTTTGCGCCCGGAAGGCTCCAGATGGATCATCGGTAACCGCCCGTATACAATTGATGATTTCAACGTTAACTTTGCTATCGGGTATCCCTTTTAA
- the fbaA gene encoding class II fructose-bisphosphate aldolase, translating into MSAKLFKDIKPGVVTGKDLQTIFKVAKENNFALPAVNVTGTDTVNAVLEAAKVVNSPVIIQLSNGGAAFYAGKGLKLEGQQAAVLGGISAAKHIHTVAEAYGVHVIVHTDHAAKKLLPWIDGLLDAGEKHFEQYGKPLFSSHMLDLSEEPLKENIEICKKYLARMSKMGMTLEIELGITGGEEDGVDNTSVDNALLYTQPEDVFYAYTELSKISPNFTIAASFGNVHGVYKPGNVVLRPVILKNSQDYIAEKLGIEDKKPVNFVFHGGSGSKPEEIHEAIGYGVIKMNIDTDTQWAMWNGVREFEAKNHGYLQSQIGNPEGEDKPNKKHYDPRVWLRAGEEGVIARLKEAFKALNAIDRD; encoded by the coding sequence ATGAGCGCAAAATTATTTAAAGACATTAAGCCTGGTGTTGTAACCGGGAAAGACCTTCAAACCATTTTTAAAGTAGCCAAGGAAAACAACTTCGCTCTTCCGGCAGTAAACGTAACCGGGACCGATACTGTTAATGCAGTCTTGGAAGCTGCCAAAGTTGTTAACTCACCGGTCATCATTCAGCTTTCAAACGGTGGTGCTGCTTTTTATGCAGGTAAAGGGTTAAAACTCGAAGGTCAGCAAGCTGCTGTTCTGGGTGGGATCTCAGCTGCAAAACATATTCATACGGTTGCTGAAGCCTACGGAGTGCACGTGATCGTGCATACCGACCATGCAGCAAAGAAACTGTTACCATGGATTGACGGATTGCTCGATGCAGGTGAAAAACATTTCGAACAATACGGAAAACCGTTGTTCAGTTCACATATGCTCGACCTTTCTGAAGAACCACTCAAAGAGAATATCGAGATTTGTAAAAAATACCTTGCCCGCATGAGCAAAATGGGTATGACTCTTGAAATCGAGCTCGGTATCACTGGTGGAGAGGAAGATGGAGTTGACAATACCAGTGTAGATAATGCGCTGCTGTATACACAGCCGGAGGATGTTTTCTATGCATATACTGAACTGAGTAAAATTTCGCCCAACTTCACTATTGCCGCTTCATTTGGTAATGTTCACGGAGTTTATAAACCGGGTAACGTTGTATTGCGTCCGGTTATTCTGAAAAATTCACAGGATTACATTGCTGAAAAACTGGGTATCGAAGATAAGAAGCCGGTTAACTTTGTATTCCATGGCGGTTCTGGTTCTAAACCTGAAGAAATCCACGAAGCGATTGGGTATGGTGTTATCAAGATGAATATCGATACCGATACTCAGTGGGCAATGTGGAATGGTGTTCGTGAATTCGAAGCTAAAAACCACGGCTACCTTCAGAGCCAGATTGGTAACCCGGAAGGTGAAGATAAACCGAACAAGAAGCATTACGATCCCCGCGTTTGGCTGCGTGCCGGAGAAGAAGGTGTTATTGCGCGTTTGAAAGAAGCGTTTAAAGCATTGAACGCTATCGATCGCGATTAA
- a CDS encoding sodium-dependent transporter, with translation MQGKRDSFTSRFGIIAAAAGSAIGLGNIWRFPYVLGENGGGAFFLIYLFFIILIGIPLMLTEMTLGRSAQRNAYGTFKFLSTGTGWPLVGIMGVAAAFMILSFYSAVAGWALEYTLQAVENGFAGKTPVELNTMYGDFVSGSFWPVLWMLIFLLLTSTIVVAGVSKGIEKYTKILMPVLLVIIIILDIRAITLPGAGEGLEFLFKPDFSKLTGNAVLEALGQAFFSLSLGMGTIITYGSYINRKERLMSTAASVSFADTLIAVLAGIAIFPAVFAFNIEPDAGPKLVFITLPNIFQQMPGGYFFALLFFVLLVIAALTSSISLLEVIVAYFAEELKISRKKATWMSGIAAGILGVLSALSYGPLKDVTLFGKTAFELLDYVSSNILLPFGGLLITIFAGYILKKGVIKKGVEGESGHERLFKAYYFIIKFLAPVAIAFVFLNSLGILKF, from the coding sequence ATGCAAGGAAAGAGAGACAGTTTTACAAGTCGCTTTGGCATTATTGCCGCTGCTGCGGGTTCGGCCATCGGACTTGGTAACATTTGGCGCTTCCCTTATGTCCTGGGAGAGAACGGGGGAGGAGCATTTTTCCTGATTTACCTTTTTTTCATTATTCTCATTGGCATTCCGTTAATGCTAACTGAAATGACACTTGGTCGAAGCGCTCAACGTAATGCCTACGGAACGTTTAAGTTTCTGTCCACCGGAACTGGCTGGCCATTGGTCGGTATAATGGGAGTGGCAGCTGCGTTCATGATTTTATCCTTTTACAGCGCCGTAGCCGGTTGGGCGCTCGAATATACGCTTCAGGCTGTCGAAAATGGCTTTGCCGGGAAAACTCCGGTAGAGTTGAATACCATGTACGGCGATTTTGTCTCCGGCTCGTTTTGGCCCGTTTTGTGGATGTTGATTTTTCTTCTTCTAACCTCAACTATTGTGGTGGCAGGAGTCAGCAAAGGAATTGAGAAGTATACTAAAATTCTGATGCCGGTGTTGCTCGTTATTATCATCATTCTCGACATCCGGGCGATAACCCTTCCCGGCGCAGGCGAAGGATTGGAGTTTTTGTTTAAACCCGATTTTAGCAAACTAACCGGAAATGCGGTTCTGGAGGCATTGGGACAGGCTTTCTTTTCATTAAGCCTGGGAATGGGAACCATTATTACCTATGGCTCTTACATTAACCGGAAAGAGAGATTGATGAGTACGGCGGCATCCGTGTCGTTTGCCGATACACTGATTGCTGTATTGGCTGGAATCGCTATATTTCCGGCAGTTTTCGCTTTCAATATCGAGCCCGATGCAGGCCCCAAACTGGTGTTTATTACGCTGCCGAATATTTTCCAGCAAATGCCCGGCGGATATTTTTTTGCGCTGTTGTTTTTTGTCCTGTTGGTCATTGCCGCACTAACATCTTCCATCTCGTTGCTGGAGGTAATTGTGGCCTATTTTGCCGAGGAGTTAAAAATTAGCAGGAAAAAAGCCACATGGATGTCGGGAATTGCGGCGGGAATATTGGGGGTTCTTAGCGCCTTATCATACGGGCCACTGAAAGATGTTACACTATTCGGAAAAACCGCTTTCGAATTGCTCGATTACGTTTCTTCCAACATTCTGTTGCCTTTTGGCGGATTATTAATTACCATTTTTGCCGGCTATATTCTTAAAAAGGGCGTAATAAAAAAGGGTGTTGAAGGTGAAAGCGGACACGAAAGACTCTTCAAGGCCTACTATTTCATCATCAAGTTTCTGGCACCGGTGGCTATTGCCTTTGTTTTTCTGAATAGTCTTGGGATCCTGAAATTTTAA
- a CDS encoding helix-hairpin-helix domain-containing protein, with amino-acid sequence MKFSFLRTYFSFSKREKNGLLVLLTILLVIIGINLMLPIIIPAPKYDFSEWEEQVATYQKHLDSLSREKSRLHLVPFNPNQATKEQLIAMGIPEKPASIWVNYLRKGGRFRKPEDVGKIYGLSGSVSEQLVPFVRLAEDTVPRVKRIVKNRPPRKSSALKIARLQVAIPERIAIPVIDLNRADSVSLEKLPGIGPVLAGRIVKYRKLLGGYYSVGQLKEVYGLREEHYNKARPYLKASKEALRPIQINFASLGDLARHPYIDYREAKAVVNKREKLGKIEGFDALGDIFLPEKVEKLHPYIIFAP; translated from the coding sequence ATGAAATTTTCGTTTTTGCGCACATATTTTAGTTTCTCGAAAAGAGAGAAAAACGGCCTGTTGGTTTTGCTCACCATTTTGTTGGTAATTATTGGAATTAATTTGATGTTGCCAATTATTATCCCAGCACCGAAATACGATTTTTCGGAGTGGGAAGAACAGGTCGCGACATATCAAAAACATCTGGATAGCCTTTCCAGGGAAAAAAGCCGGTTGCATCTTGTTCCGTTCAATCCAAACCAAGCAACCAAAGAGCAGTTAATTGCAATGGGGATTCCGGAAAAGCCGGCATCCATTTGGGTAAATTATCTCCGGAAAGGCGGCCGTTTCAGGAAGCCGGAAGACGTTGGGAAAATTTATGGACTGTCCGGTTCGGTTAGTGAGCAACTCGTGCCTTTTGTCCGGCTGGCTGAGGATACGGTGCCTCGGGTTAAGAGAATCGTCAAGAATCGGCCTCCTCGAAAATCATCGGCACTTAAAATAGCCCGGTTGCAAGTTGCCATTCCAGAGAGAATCGCAATTCCGGTTATCGATTTAAACAGGGCTGATTCTGTTAGTCTGGAAAAATTACCAGGAATTGGTCCCGTGTTAGCCGGGCGCATTGTTAAATACAGAAAGCTGTTGGGCGGATATTATTCTGTCGGTCAATTAAAAGAGGTTTATGGCCTGAGGGAAGAACATTACAATAAAGCCCGGCCTTATTTAAAGGCTTCAAAAGAAGCTCTCCGCCCCATTCAAATCAATTTTGCCTCGTTGGGCGATTTGGCCCGTCATCCTTATATCGACTATCGTGAAGCTAAAGCGGTAGTGAACAAACGGGAGAAACTGGGCAAGATTGAAGGTTTTGATGCCCTTGGTGATATTTTCCTTCCTGAAAAAGTTGAAAAACTACATCCTTACATTATCTTTGCGCCGTAA
- the rpsU gene encoding 30S ribosomal protein S21, with protein sequence MIVIPLKEGENIERALKRFKRKFEKTGVVKELRSRQAYTKPSVERRTEIKKAIYIQQMQHEED encoded by the coding sequence ATGATTGTAATTCCCTTGAAAGAAGGAGAGAACATCGAACGTGCTCTCAAGCGTTTCAAAAGAAAATTTGAAAAAACCGGAGTAGTAAAAGAACTGCGTAGCCGTCAGGCTTATACCAAACCTTCAGTTGAACGTCGCACGGAGATTAAAAAAGCGATCTATATTCAGCAAATGCAGCATGAAGAAGATTAA
- a CDS encoding tyrosine-type recombinase/integrase encodes MFNQASFLNYLKYEKRYSPHTLAAYKKDLDQFISFGNELVEDFCLKAVDYHLVRQWIISMMEQDISARTVNRKLSTLKTYFRFMMREELMEKNPMDRVISPRAGKRLPSFLQETEINRLLDGRYFTNDFEGVRDKAMISLFYGTGIRLAELRTMKMDDLNQDESMVKVLGKRNKERLVPYPREINRDLTAYITKRRELFGEGSCFLFMTAAGEPVYDKLVYRSVKKHLAKVTTLDKKSPHILRHTFATHLLNHGADLNAIKELLGHSNLAATQVYTHTSFEKLKEVYKQAHPRA; translated from the coding sequence ATGTTTAATCAGGCATCATTTCTGAATTATCTGAAATACGAAAAGCGTTATTCGCCGCACACGCTGGCGGCCTATAAAAAAGACCTCGATCAGTTTATTTCTTTCGGGAATGAATTGGTGGAGGATTTTTGTTTAAAGGCGGTCGATTATCACTTGGTCAGGCAATGGATTATTTCCATGATGGAGCAGGATATTTCGGCCCGGACTGTTAATCGGAAACTTTCGACGCTGAAGACCTATTTCAGGTTTATGATGCGGGAGGAATTGATGGAGAAGAACCCGATGGATCGCGTTATTTCGCCAAGGGCGGGTAAACGTCTTCCTTCCTTCCTTCAGGAAACCGAAATTAACCGGTTGCTCGATGGCCGTTATTTCACCAATGATTTTGAAGGAGTGCGCGATAAGGCCATGATAAGCCTCTTTTATGGTACCGGTATTCGCCTGGCGGAGCTGAGAACCATGAAAATGGACGATCTGAATCAGGATGAATCGATGGTGAAAGTGTTGGGCAAGAGAAATAAGGAACGCCTGGTCCCGTATCCACGTGAAATAAATCGTGATTTGACCGCCTATATTACCAAACGTCGTGAACTTTTCGGGGAAGGGTCTTGTTTTTTATTTATGACAGCAGCCGGTGAGCCGGTATACGATAAGCTGGTCTATCGTTCTGTGAAAAAACATTTGGCTAAAGTTACCACACTCGATAAAAAAAGTCCGCATATCCTGCGGCACACTTTTGCCACACATCTTTTGAATCATGGGGCAGACCTGAATGCAATCAAGGAGTTGTTGGGACATTCAAACCTGGCAGCTACGCAAGTCTACACCCATACATCATTTGAGAAGCTAAAAGAAGTTTATAAACAAGCTCACCCCAGGGCTTAA
- the hpf gene encoding ribosome hibernation-promoting factor, HPF/YfiA family, giving the protein MMDVKVQAVHFKADQKLVEFCEKKVNKLDLFFDGIIGADIVLKLENDEEKENKIAEIRLSVPSNENLFAKKQARTFEEATDSAIDALRRQLKKYKEKLKAK; this is encoded by the coding sequence ATGATGGACGTTAAAGTACAAGCAGTTCATTTCAAGGCCGATCAGAAGCTGGTCGAATTTTGTGAGAAAAAAGTAAACAAGTTGGACTTGTTCTTTGACGGGATTATCGGTGCCGATATAGTGCTAAAATTGGAAAATGATGAGGAAAAGGAAAACAAGATTGCGGAGATAAGATTGTCCGTTCCTTCCAACGAAAACCTCTTTGCCAAAAAGCAGGCCCGAACCTTCGAGGAAGCGACCGATTCGGCGATCGATGCATTACGTCGTCAGCTCAAGAAATACAAGGAAAAACTAAAGGCTAAATAA
- the tuf gene encoding elongation factor Tu translates to MAKEHYNRTKDHVNIGTIGHVDHGKTTLTAAITKVLAKKGLSEVKEFDSIDNAPEEKERGITINTAHVEYQTENRHYAHVDCPGHADYVKNMVTGAAQMDGAILVVAATDGPMPQTREHILLARQVNVPRIVVFMNKVDMVDDEELLELVEMEVRELLDFYEFDGDNTPVIQGSALGALNGEEKWEEKVMELMDAVDNWIPLPPRDIDKPFLMPVEDVFSITGRGTVATGRIETGVVHTGDELQLIGLGAEGRKTVCTGVEMFRKILDDGQAGDNVGLLLRGVDKKEIKRGMILAKPGTITPHTKFKAEIYVLKKEEGGRHTPFHNKYRPQFYLRTLDVTGEISLPEGTEMVMPGDNVSITVELIYPVALNLGLRFAIREGGRTVGAGQVTEIIE, encoded by the coding sequence ATGGCTAAAGAACATTACAACAGGACCAAAGACCACGTGAACATTGGTACCATTGGCCACGTGGACCACGGTAAGACAACACTTACAGCTGCAATTACTAAAGTTCTGGCTAAGAAGGGGCTGTCTGAAGTAAAAGAATTCGATTCTATTGACAACGCACCTGAAGAAAAGGAGCGTGGTATTACCATTAATACGGCTCACGTCGAGTACCAGACTGAAAATCGTCACTACGCACACGTTGACTGTCCGGGGCACGCCGACTATGTAAAGAACATGGTAACTGGTGCTGCCCAGATGGACGGAGCCATTCTTGTAGTAGCTGCTACTGATGGTCCTATGCCGCAAACTCGTGAGCACATCCTGTTGGCTCGCCAGGTAAACGTTCCCAGGATCGTTGTTTTCATGAACAAAGTTGACATGGTTGACGACGAAGAATTGTTGGAACTGGTTGAAATGGAAGTTCGTGAACTGCTCGATTTCTACGAATTCGATGGTGACAATACTCCCGTTATCCAGGGGTCTGCACTTGGCGCATTGAATGGCGAAGAAAAATGGGAAGAAAAAGTGATGGAACTGATGGATGCAGTTGATAACTGGATTCCGCTTCCTCCCCGTGATATTGATAAGCCTTTCCTGATGCCTGTAGAGGACGTATTCTCAATTACTGGTCGTGGGACCGTGGCTACCGGTCGTATCGAAACTGGTGTCGTACACACTGGAGATGAGTTGCAGTTGATTGGTTTGGGTGCTGAAGGTCGTAAAACTGTTTGTACCGGAGTTGAGATGTTCCGTAAGATTCTTGACGACGGACAGGCTGGTGACAACGTAGGTTTGTTGCTTCGTGGTGTTGATAAAAAGGAAATCAAACGTGGTATGATTCTGGCAAAACCAGGAACAATCACTCCTCACACCAAATTTAAAGCTGAGATTTATGTACTGAAAAAAGAAGAAGGTGGTCGTCACACTCCTTTCCACAACAAGTACCGTCCACAGTTTTATCTGCGTACCCTTGACGTAACCGGTGAAATTTCTCTTCCTGAAGGAACTGAAATGGTAATGCCTGGCGACAACGTATCAATTACTGTTGAGCTGATTTACCCGGTTGCCTTGAACCTCGGTCTGCGTTTTGCTATCCGCGAAGGTGGCCGTACCGTAGGTGCAGGTCAGGTTACTGAAATTATTGAGTGA
- the secE gene encoding preprotein translocase subunit SecE yields the protein MKIQSYFAEAYTELVHKVTWPTWKELQNSAVVVMVASLIIALLIFLIDISFENLMKFVYSLFY from the coding sequence ATGAAGATACAATCGTATTTTGCTGAAGCCTATACCGAGTTGGTACACAAAGTTACATGGCCAACCTGGAAGGAATTACAGAATAGTGCAGTAGTAGTAATGGTTGCTTCCTTAATAATCGCACTGTTAATATTTTTGATCGATATCTCTTTTGAGAATTTGATGAAATTTGTTTACAGTTTATTCTATTAA
- the nusG gene encoding transcription termination/antitermination protein NusG, whose product MSEIQRKWYVLRAIGGKEKKVKEYIENEIANAGLQDYISQVLIPTEKVYQIRNGKKVAKERNFFPGYVLIEAALVGEIPHMLKNITNVIGFLGDTKGGEPVPMRQSEVNRILGKVDELQEGGEGFEVPFVVGETVKVIDGPFNGFNGIIEEVNEEKKKLKVMVKIFGRKTPLELSFMQVEKE is encoded by the coding sequence ATGAGTGAAATTCAACGCAAATGGTATGTTCTTCGAGCCATCGGAGGGAAAGAAAAGAAGGTAAAAGAATATATCGAAAACGAAATTGCGAATGCTGGTCTTCAAGATTACATTTCACAGGTTTTAATCCCGACGGAAAAGGTATATCAAATCCGAAACGGTAAGAAGGTAGCGAAAGAACGCAATTTCTTCCCGGGATACGTCCTGATTGAAGCAGCATTGGTGGGAGAAATTCCACACATGCTAAAGAATATTACCAATGTAATTGGTTTTCTGGGTGACACCAAAGGGGGCGAACCGGTCCCCATGCGTCAGTCAGAAGTAAACCGTATTCTTGGTAAGGTTGACGAGCTTCAGGAAGGTGGCGAAGGTTTTGAAGTGCCGTTCGTTGTAGGAGAGACCGTCAAAGTGATCGATGGACCGTTCAACGGTTTCAATGGAATCATTGAAGAAGTCAATGAGGAAAAGAAGAAACTGAAAGTAATGGTTAAGATCTTCGGTCGAAAAACACCCTTGGAACTTAGCTTTATGCAAGTAGAAAAGGAGTAA
- the rplK gene encoding 50S ribosomal protein L11: MAKEVAGLIKLQIKGGAANPSPPVGPALGAKGVNIMQFCKQFNSRTQEQAGKVLPVVITVYADKSFDFIVKTPPVAVQLLDAAKVKKGSSEPHVNKVGEVSWDQVKEIAESKMTDLNCFTVESAMRMVAGTARSMGIAVNGDSPFNN; encoded by the coding sequence ATGGCAAAAGAAGTTGCTGGATTAATTAAATTACAGATTAAAGGTGGTGCAGCGAATCCCTCACCTCCCGTAGGTCCGGCCCTTGGTGCCAAAGGGGTGAACATCATGCAGTTCTGCAAGCAGTTTAACAGCAGGACGCAGGAGCAGGCAGGCAAAGTATTACCGGTAGTAATTACCGTGTATGCCGATAAGTCATTCGACTTCATCGTAAAAACACCGCCTGTAGCAGTTCAACTTCTCGATGCAGCAAAGGTGAAAAAAGGATCTTCGGAGCCTCATGTTAATAAAGTGGGAGAGGTATCATGGGATCAGGTGAAGGAAATTGCCGAAAGCAAAATGACTGACCTGAACTGTTTCACCGTGGAATCGGCTATGCGTATGGTTGCCGGTACCGCTCGGAGTATGGGGATTGCCGTAAACGGAGATTCTCCATTTAATAACTAA
- the rplA gene encoding 50S ribosomal protein L1 produces the protein MAKVTKNKKAALEKLEAGKVYTLQEASALVKEITSSKFDASVDVDVRLGVDPRKANQMVRGVVTLPHGTGKSVKVLALVTPEKEAEANEAGADYVGLDEYIDKIKNGWTDVDVVITMPPVMGKVGQLGRILGPRGLMPNPKSGTVTMEVGKAIQEVKMGKIDFKVDKYGIVHTSVGKASFEPDKIEANIREFVHTIQKLKPAAAKGTYIRSIYVSSTMSPGIQVEPKSCLD, from the coding sequence ATGGCAAAAGTTACCAAAAATAAAAAGGCTGCTTTGGAGAAACTCGAAGCCGGGAAAGTCTATACTTTGCAGGAAGCATCAGCGTTGGTAAAAGAAATTACCAGTTCGAAATTCGATGCTTCGGTTGATGTAGACGTCCGGCTCGGGGTCGATCCCCGGAAAGCCAACCAAATGGTACGCGGTGTTGTGACTTTGCCCCATGGAACCGGTAAATCAGTGAAGGTTCTGGCGTTGGTAACTCCTGAGAAGGAAGCCGAAGCCAATGAAGCAGGAGCTGATTATGTTGGTCTGGATGAATACATTGATAAAATCAAAAATGGTTGGACCGATGTAGACGTTGTGATCACTATGCCTCCGGTAATGGGAAAAGTAGGTCAGTTGGGTCGTATCCTTGGCCCTCGTGGTCTGATGCCCAATCCCAAAAGTGGAACCGTTACCATGGAAGTTGGTAAGGCAATCCAGGAAGTAAAGATGGGTAAGATCGACTTCAAAGTTGACAAGTATGGAATTGTTCATACCTCAGTTGGAAAAGCATCATTCGAACCGGACAAAATCGAAGCGAATATCCGCGAGTTTGTGCATACCATTCAGAAATTAAAGCCCGCCGCTGCGAAAGGTACTTACATCCGGAGCATTTATGTTTCCAGTACCATGAGCCCGGGGATTCAGGTTGAACCTAAGTCTTGCTTGGACTAA